A portion of the Platichthys flesus chromosome 7, fPlaFle2.1, whole genome shotgun sequence genome contains these proteins:
- the LOC133957255 gene encoding SAM pointed domain-containing Ets transcription factor-like: MGSPGPEHPCCTPRPSLYISHPHVNPRVAWLDEAEDIKPPRSLLGLPELSWPGVYLPCPDRLVIEENPWVLGMTEAPAPAAPSCRTLEPGPPAPSQAHASSPEAEGQVEERYLEQVQSMVLGEVLKDVDTACKLLNIAPDPLDWSCMHVQKWLLWTEHLYRLPQVGTMFQELTGRDLCSMAETDFRQRSLQFGDVLYAHLDIWRSAAALKERCPPEESKSADEDSWSEGMCTYPSQPIHLWQFLHELLLKPHSYSGCIRWINKEKGIFKIEDSAHVARLWGIRKNRPAMNYDKLSRSIRQYYKKGIIRKPDVSRRLVYQFVNPV, translated from the exons ATGGGGAGTCCAGGTCCTGAGCACCCGTGCTGCACCCCTCGCCCGTCCCTCTACATCAGTCACCCCCACGTTAACCCCAGGGTGGCCTGGCTGGACGAGGCCGAGGACATCAAGCCCCCACGCAGTTTGCTGGGGCTCCCTGAGCTCAGCTGGCCGGGCGTCTACCTCCCCTGCCCTGACCGATTAGTCATTGAGGAGAACCCCTGGGTGCTGGGGATGACAGAGGCCCCCGCTCCCGCCGCTCCCTCCTGCAGGACTCTGGAGCCGGGCCCACCGGCCCCTAGCCAAGCCCACGCTTCCTCCCCTGAGGCAGAAGGTCAGGTGGAGGAGCGCTACCTGGAGCAAGTCCAGTCCATGGTGCTGGGAGAGGTGCTGAAGGATGTGGACACGGCCTGCAAGCTGCTCAACATCGCACCAG ACCCTTTGGACTGGAGCTGCATGCACGTCCAGAAGTGGCTGCTCTGGACCGAGCACCTGTACAGGCTGCCGCAGGTCGGCACGATGTTTCAGGAGCTGACTGGGAGGGATCTGTGCTCCATGGCTGAGACAGACTTCAGACAACGCTCTCTGCAGTTTGGAGACGTGCTGTACGCTCATCTGGACATCTGGAGATCCG cGGCTGCTCTGAAGGAGCGCTGCCCTCCAGAAGAGAGCAAATCTG CGGATGAGGATTCCTGGTCGGAGGGGATGTGCACCTACCCCAGTCAGCCCATCCACTTGTGGCAGTTCCTTCACGAGCTGCTCCTCAAACCACACAGCTACAGCGGCTGCATCCGCTGGATCAACAAGGAGAAAG GGATATTTAAAATCGAGGACTCGGCTCACGTGGCCAGGCTTTGGGGCATCAGGAAGAACCGCCCGGCAATGAACTATGACAAACTGAGTCGCTCCATACGCCAGTACTACAAGAAGGGAATCATCCGGAAGCCCGACGTCTCCCGCAGACTGGTCTACCAGTTCGTCAACCCAGTATGA
- the LOC133957254 gene encoding protein kinase C and casein kinase substrate in neurons protein 1-like: MSGSYDECAGVDDTMDSFWEVGNYKRAVKRFDDGHRLCNDLMGCLQERAKIEKAYGDQLTAWSKRWRQLIEKGPQYGSVERAWLGVMTEAEKVSEMHQDVKNNLVNDDVERVKNWQKEAYHKQIIGGFKEAKEAEEGFKKAQKPWAKKLKELETAKKGYHMACKEEKLAATREANGKLEASVTPDQQKKLHEKVDKCHQDMLKAKEKYEKSLEELNKCTPQYMECMEQVFDQCQQHEVKRLTFLKEALLDIKRHLNLTENQSYGNIYRELERTILGANTQEDLKWFSNNHGPEMHMAWPVFEEYNPDQASAPPKKKKPDGAPPTPSTDHVAPPGDRSSVSSYERNQAVSTEWSDDEQPAGYSGNENGGNSGNGGNGNSFEEDTSIGKGVRVRALYDYDGQEQDELTFKAGDELNKTEDEDEQGWCRGRLDNGREGLYPANYVEPI; encoded by the exons ATGTCTGGCTCCTACGATGAATGTGCAGGTGTTGACGACACCATGGACAGCTTCTGGGAG GTGGGGAACTACAAACGTGCTGTCAAGAGATTTGACGACGGCCATCGCCTCTGCAATGACCTCATGGGCTGCCTGCAGGAGCGGGCCAAGATAGAGAAAGCCTACGGTGATCAGCTGACGGCCTGGTCCAAGAGATGGAGACAGCTCATTGAGAAAG GTCCCCAGTACGGCTCGGTGGAGAGAGCCTGGCTGGGCGTGATGACCGAGGCAGAGAAGGTGAGTGAGATGCACCAAGACGTGAAGAACAACCTGGTGAACGACGATGTGGAGAGAGTGAAGAACTGGCAGAAGGAGGCGTACCACAAGCAAATCATCGGAGGATTCAAGGAGGCCAAGGAAGCGGAGGAGGGATTCAAGAAGGCTCAGAAACCGTGGGCCAAAAAGCTcaaggag TTGGAGACGGCTAAGAAAGGATACCACATGGCCTGCAAGGAGGAGAAGCTGGCCGCCACCCGAGAGGCCAACGGCAAGCTGGAGGCGTCTGTCACGCCGGACCAGCAGAAGAAGCTCCACGAGAAAGTAGACAAATGCCACCAGGATATGCTGAAG GCTAAAGAAAAGTATGAGAagtctctggaggagctgaacaAGTGCACCCCTCAGTACATGGAGTGCATGGAGCAGGTGTTTGACCAGTGCCAGCAGCATGAAGTCAAGAGGCTGACCTTCCTGAAGGAGGCGCTGCTGGACATCAAACGCCACCTCAACCTCACGGAGAACCAAAG ctaTGGCAATATATACAGAGAACTGGAGCGCACCATCCTGggtgcaaacacacaagaggaCCTGAAGTGGTTCAGCAACAACCACGGCCCTGAGATGCATATGGCCTGGCCTGTGTTCGAG GAATACAACCCAGACCAGGCCAGTGCTCctccaaagaagaagaaaccagaCGGAGCCCCACCCACTCCTAGCACTGACCATGTGGCTCCACCTGGTGATCGCAGCAG tgtGAGCAGCTATGAAAGGAATCAAGCTGTCTCGACTGAGTGGTCCGACGACGAGCAGCCCGCCGGCTACTCCGGCAACGAGAACGGTGGGAACAGTGGGAACGGTGGGAACGGGAATTCGTTCGAAGAAGACACCAGCATCGGGAAAGGCGTCCGTGTACGCGCCCTCTACGACTACGACGGCCAGGAGCAGGACGAGCTCACCTTCAAAGCAG gTGACGAGCTGAACAAGaccgaggacgaggacgagcaGGGCTGGTGTAGAGGTCGTCTGGACAACGGCCGAGAGGGACTGTACCCGGCCAATTACGTCGAGCCAATCTAG